CATTCATGTATCCGACCTTGCGGACGCGCACATCTTGGCGGTAGAGAAGCTGCGCAGTGGCAGCGAGAGCGGCATCTACAATCTTGGCAATGGCCAAGGCTTCTCGGTGAAGGAAGTAATCGAGCTGGCGCGGCAGGTAACCGGCCATTCGATACCGGCTGTCATGGAAGCGCGCCGTGCAGGCGACCCGGCCATTCTTGTCGCATCGAGCGAGCGGACGAAGGCGGAGCTTGGCTGGCAGCCCCAGCGGAATTCGCTGAAGAGCATCATCGCTTCTGCGTGGAGCTGGCATCAGAGTCGTCCGAACGGCTACGACGAATAAATACTTGCATGAGCAATCGAAGATGGCCCTCAATTTGGCTTCGCCAAATTCGAGGCTTGCCATAATGAGTTCCGAACTAATGGAACTCATTATTCCAGGGGGGAAGAGCGAAATGAACGAGACCGTAAGTGCGGGAATACACAGTGAGCAGGCTGCGCATGCGATCGAGCAGCTGCTGCAATTCGGCATACAACAGAAGCTGCTCGAGCCGCTGGATGCGGTTGCGGCGCGCAACGGACTGCTGGAGCTGCTGCAGCTGGAGGAGCCTTATACGGGTGGGGTTGCACCGCTTGCGACCGAGCGTGTCTCCGACCTGCTGACACCGCTGCTGGATTATGCAGTACAGGCAGGCGTGCTCGAGGACAACAATACGACACTTCGGGATTTGCTCGACGCCCGCATGATGGGCCTCTTGATGCCGCGTCCGTCGGAGCTCGTTCATCGCTTCTGGGCAACCTCTAGACGCGAGGGGATCGAGCGGGCGACGGACGATTTTTACAAGCTCAGCATAGATTCCAACTATATTCGGATGGACCGGATTGCAAGGAACATGTATTGGCTGGCTCCGACGGCATTCGGCTCGCTGGAGATTACGGTGAACTTGTCGAAGCCGGAGAAGGACCCGAAGGAAATTGCGATGCTGAAGCACGCGAAGCAAAGCCATTATCCGAAATGTCTGCTCTGCGTGGACAATGTCGGCTACGCTGGCAGACTGAATCATCCAGCGAGACAAAACTTGCGGGTCATTCCGCTCGAGCTCGGCGGCGAAGCCTGGTACTTCCAATACTCGCCATACGTGTATTATAACGAGCACAGCATCATCTTCGACGGGGAGCACCGTCCGATGAAGCTGTCGCGCCAAACGTTCGAGCGGCTGATCGACTTCGTCGAGCAATTCCCGCATTATTTCATCGGCTCGAATGCTGACCTGCCGATCGTCGGCGGCTCGATACTGAGCCACGATCATTTCCAGGCTGGTCGTCACCGGTTCCCGATGGAGCTGTCGGAGATTGAGGCGAGGTTCGTATCGGCACAATATCCGAGCGTTAAGCTTGGCATTGTCAAGTGGCCGATGTCGGTGCTCCGGCTCTCCAGCCATAACCGCGGTCAGCTGCTGGAGGCGGCTGCCGCTATATTGGATGGCTGGCGTACCTACAGCGACCCGGACAGCGGCATTGAGGCGTTCACCGGAGAAGGCGAGCAGGCGGTGCCGCACAATACGGTGACGCCGATTGCAAGGAATAACTCAGCGGGTGAGTATGAGCTCGATCTTGTATTGCGTAACAATCGCACGAGCGATGAGCACCCGGACGGTATCTTCCATCCGCATCAGGACCTGCATCACATTAAGAAGGAAAATATCGGCCTCATCGAGGTGATGGGACTCGCGGTGCTTCCCGGCCGTCTGAAGGAGGAGCTGGAGCTGGCCGCTCAGCTGCTTACCGGTAAGTCGCCGCTCGACAGCTCGATAACCGATGATGCCAGCCATCCGCTGCACAAGCATGCCCCTTGGCTGTCAGAGCTCGTAGCTGAGCATGGGACGGGTCTTGCCGAGGCACAGGCGAAGACGGTACTGCAGGAGGCGGTCGGCCGCAAGTTCGAGCGCGTACTGCGCGATGCTGGCGTCTACAAGTGCGATGAACAGGGCCGTGACGCATTTGTTCGGTTCGTCAATGCGTTCGGCTTTCATTAAGGTGCTGCAGCGGTAGCGGCTCTCTGCATCCATCAAGGCTGAGCATGGATAAACGAAACGACCCTCTAAGCTGTAGGCGATGGCCTGAGACTCAGAGGGTCGTTTCTATCAACCTATATAGGTAGTGGGTCGGCGGAAGATTACGCTTCGTATGCTGCGACTCAGCTCTCGCCCGTATCGGTATCCGAGGCAAGCAAGGTACGGTTACGGCCGTATTGCTTCGCCCGGTACATTGCTTGATCTGCCTGCTGGAACAAGTCCGACGACGATTGCGCATGGCGTGGGAATTCGGCGATCCCCATCGAGATCGTGATCGGCTGCCCGGTCGGACTGACCGCAGCCTGTACCTTGCGTCGCAGCCGCTCGGCTATCTTGTAGGCTTGCTCGGCAGTTGCTTGCGGCAGCAGAAGGACGAACTCCTCGCCTCCATATCGGCCGCACAGCTGACTTGGCTGAAGCAAGTCGGTCAGCAAGCGGGCGAGGTGCTTCAATACCTCATCGCCCATCTGGTGTCCGTACGTGTCGTTAACCGATTTGAACCGGTCGATATCAAGCACGATGAGACAGAATGGACGCTTCTCACTCGTCCAGAGGTCCAGCTGCTCATTAATCGTTCTTCGATTCATGAGGCTCGTTAATTCATCGGTAGAGGCCGCCTCGAGCAGCTCATCCTTGCTCTTCTGCACCGCCTCTATAGCGAACACGACGGCAGTAGTCAGCAGCGTCGCTTCCCGGTTCCAATGCGGCTTCATCTCCGGTATCGCAACAGGCTGACCGGTAGACAGCTGGTTCATCAGATCTGCCAAGCTGACGAATGGTCGCGCGAGCTTGCGGGCGATGATGACAGCGGCAATAAGCAGCATCCCGAACGGCACAAGCATGTACAGAGTGAGCTTGTAGATGTGATCATTCAGCTGCTCATATACCGAGTCAATTGGCGTCTGCTGGACAGCGCCCCAGCCATTGATCGGAATAGGAGCATAAGCGGCCAACTGGGTCAGCTTGCCGTCCTCGTAGACCAGCTCCTTGCCGCTCTGTCCGCTCATGAGCTTCGCAAGCACAGGATGGTTGCCTAGCACGCTACCGATCTGCTGCTGCTCGGGGTGAAAGAGCAGCATACCCTTGGGGCCGACGACATAGAAGTAGGTGCCGGTCTCGTCGATGAAGTGATGGTCCAGCAGCTCATTCAAGACGTTGCCCTCTTCCAGGTAGATTGTACCACCAATAACGCCCCTGTATGCCCCTTGCTTATCGAATATAGGATGGCTAA
Above is a genomic segment from Paenibacillus sp. YYML68 containing:
- a CDS encoding sensor domain-containing diguanylate cyclase; protein product: MKLTSTLKHKMNLQMILAGLVAASVLLTICIQLVASYRSHKTALIDTTLSLNYSNVQKISSTIQSLFVTMQGSLKQTAHFVVTRPDQSDRDIEEHLELVRSTNHYFNSIAWADETGKIRSIAPHSIGLQGVYVKDSYSKEAIDTKRPYISPPYIGPAGRLIVLISHPIFDKQGAYRGVIGGTIYLEEGNVLNELLDHHFIDETGTYFYVVGPKGMLLFHPEQQQIGSVLGNHPVLAKLMSGQSGKELVYEDGKLTQLAAYAPIPINGWGAVQQTPIDSVYEQLNDHIYKLTLYMLVPFGMLLIAAVIIARKLARPFVSLADLMNQLSTGQPVAIPEMKPHWNREATLLTTAVVFAIEAVQKSKDELLEAASTDELTSLMNRRTINEQLDLWTSEKRPFCLIVLDIDRFKSVNDTYGHQMGDEVLKHLARLLTDLLQPSQLCGRYGGEEFVLLLPQATAEQAYKIAERLRRKVQAAVSPTGQPITISMGIAEFPRHAQSSSDLFQQADQAMYRAKQYGRNRTLLASDTDTGES
- a CDS encoding UDP-glucose--hexose-1-phosphate uridylyltransferase, which gives rise to MNETVSAGIHSEQAAHAIEQLLQFGIQQKLLEPLDAVAARNGLLELLQLEEPYTGGVAPLATERVSDLLTPLLDYAVQAGVLEDNNTTLRDLLDARMMGLLMPRPSELVHRFWATSRREGIERATDDFYKLSIDSNYIRMDRIARNMYWLAPTAFGSLEITVNLSKPEKDPKEIAMLKHAKQSHYPKCLLCVDNVGYAGRLNHPARQNLRVIPLELGGEAWYFQYSPYVYYNEHSIIFDGEHRPMKLSRQTFERLIDFVEQFPHYFIGSNADLPIVGGSILSHDHFQAGRHRFPMELSEIEARFVSAQYPSVKLGIVKWPMSVLRLSSHNRGQLLEAAAAILDGWRTYSDPDSGIEAFTGEGEQAVPHNTVTPIARNNSAGEYELDLVLRNNRTSDEHPDGIFHPHQDLHHIKKENIGLIEVMGLAVLPGRLKEELELAAQLLTGKSPLDSSITDDASHPLHKHAPWLSELVAEHGTGLAEAQAKTVLQEAVGRKFERVLRDAGVYKCDEQGRDAFVRFVNAFGFH